Genomic DNA from Lutibacter sp. A80:
TATCTGCACCAGAATATGGAATGTTTGAAAATTATGCAACAAGTTGGGATGAAATAGCTAAGACAATACTAAAAAGTTCATCTTTTGGAGGTGAATTAAAAAAATCTAAACACTTAAAAGAAGATATAGATAAATTAAAAGCTATATTAAAAACAGATCAAGCCAAAATTTTAGGCGCATTAGAATTTGTAAAAAGTAAGATAAAGTGGAATGGGAATTATAGCCAATATGCAGAAAAGGGTTTAAAAAAAGCATACTCTGAAGGTAGTGGAAATATAGGAGATATTAATTTAACTCTAGTTGTAGTTCTAAGAGAATTAGGTGTTAATGCAAACCCAGTTTTAGTAAGTACTAGAAAACATGGTGTTCCAATATCACCAACAAATAGAGGTTTTAATTACGTTATTGCATTGGCAGAAACCGAGAATGGTAAATTTTTAGCTGATGCATCAGAAAAATATAGTTTAGTAAATGTATTGCCTTTAAGAGTGTTAAATTGGCAAGGTACAATTATTAGAGACGATAAAACCGTTGATTTTATAAATTTAGCAACTTCAATACCTTCTATCAAAGAGTTTAATTTAAATTATAAAATTACTGATGAAGCTGTAATTGAAGGTATAACAATGGTTAGATATGAGAATTTGTCAGCAATTAATTATAGAAATGAAAATGTAGGTCTAGAAAAAGAAGCATTGATAAGTGATATTGAACAGTATAATGATGATATTGAAATATTAAACTATCGAGTTTCAAATTTAACTGAAATTTCAAAACCAATTAATGAAATTTATCAATTTGAAAAAGAAGATGGTGTAGAAGTAATTGGGAACAATATGTATTTAACACCTATGTTATTTTTATCGGAAAAAGAAAACCCATTTAAATTAGAAAAAAGAGAATATCCAATAGATTTTGGAACTCCTTGGGAAAAAAGAATAACAACAGGAATTGAAATTCCAGAAGGTTATAGTGTTGAGTCTCTGCCAGAAGATATAGCAATTGTATTGAATGATGAAATTGTGAAGTTTATTTATACAACTAAACAAGTTGGTAATAAGATTGTAGTAAAGTCATTAATAGATGTTAAAGAAGGTATAGTGCCAGTTCATAATTATCAAGAAATTAGGGAGCTTTATAAAATAATAGTAGCTAAAAATTTAGAAAAAATAGTACTTAATAAACTATAAATTAAACGTTATAGAAGTATATATATATTATTTTGTATAATTGTACTAAACTTAAAATTACTAAAAAATGAAAAAACACATTGTATCAATCTTAGTATTATCAATACTTTTTATTTCTTGTAAAGAGAAAGCAAAAGAAGAAAAAACAGAAACAGCTACTAAAACAGCTACTGAGCAAGTAGCTGATGCAAATTATACTGTAAATTCAGAAACATCGCTATTAAATTGGAAAGGTTTTAAACCAACGGGAATGCATAATGGTACTGTTGCAATTAAAAGTGGTTCTTTAGAGGTTAAAGAAGGAGCATTATTTGGAGGGGATTTTGTATTTGATATGACTGCCATTACGGTTCTAGATATACCAGCAGAAGATGATGGTAACGGAAAATTAAAAAGTCATTTAGAAAGCAAAGATTTTTTTGACGTAGCAAATAATCCAACAGCTACATTTAAAATTACAGGTGTAGATGGTAATTTAATTACAGGAGATTTAACTGTTAAAGGTGTTACTAAAAGTATTCAGTTCCCTGTAGTATTAACAACTTCATCTACTGGTATAAAACTTTCTGGAGAAACTTTTAAAATTGATAGAACAGATTACGGGATTGAATATAAATCTCAAAAATTCTTCGATAATTTAAAAGATAAATTTATAAATGATGAGTTTGAAATTTCTTTTGAAGTAAACGCATCAAAATAAATAAGTATTTAAATTTTTTATTACCTACTCTTTTTTTGTAAGGATTTGCTTTTAAAAGGCACTACTTAGATGTTATTAACTAAAAAAAACAAAAATGAAAAAAATTCGAATATTAGTATCAATTGCATTTATAGTAATGTCGTTTACGGCAGTTTCGGCACAAGAAAAATATGAAGTAGCCGCTGAAAGTTCAACTATAACCTGGAAAGGATATAAGCCTACAGGTTCACATAATGGAACCATAGCATTAGAATCAGGATTTTTATCAATGCAAGGTAAGTATATTGCAGGAGGCACCTTAACTGCTAATATGACTTCAATTAAAGATGCAGATGGAAGTGCAAAATTAGAAGGACACTTAAAATCTAAAGACTTTTTTGAAGTTGAAACTTTTCCAACAGCAAAGTTTGCTATAAGTGAAGTTGAAATGGATGAAAATGGAGCTGCAATAATTAAAGGAAATATTACAATTAAAGGAATTACTAAAGAAATTTCTTTCTCTGGTGAAGTTTCAAAAACAGCTAATTCTGTAACTTTAAAAAGTGCTGTATTTTCAATAAATAGAGCAGATTTTAATGTAAAATTTAAATCAAAATCGTTTTTTAACGACTTAAAAGACAAGTTTATAAATGATGAATTTGATTTACAAGTTACAATTGTAGCTAATAAATAAGTTTGTTCTAAAAATTATAGAATAGAAGCTGTTTAAAAAGTTTTAAAATTAGTCATTATGAAATAAGTTCAGGTTGACAAATTTTTCACTTTTTAAGCAGTTTTTTTATGTCAATTCGTAAATGGTATTTTCTTTAACCATACTCATTACAAAATTGCTTTGTACATTTGAAACGGATTCTAATACAGATAATTTGTTTTTTAAAAAAAACTGATACGATTTAATATCTGAAACTGTTATTTTCAATAAATAATCGAAATTACCAGCAATATGAAAACAGCCAATAACTTCAGGCATTTTTTCAATTGCGTTTTCAAATTGTGTAATTAATTTTTTGGAATGTACTTGAAGTGTAACTTGACAAAAAACTACCAAGTCTAAGCCTACTTTTTCTCTATTAATTTCTGCTTTATAATGCGTAATAATTCCAGATTTTTCTAAACGTTTAATTCTATCGTATGTTGGAGTAGAGGTTAAACCAATTTTTAGAGCAATTTCTTTTATGTTTATTTTTGAGTTTTGTTGTAAAAGTTTTAAAATCTGACGATCAATCTTGTCAATTTTATTCATAAGGAGTAATTTTTACTAAAATTAATAAAAAGTATTAATTTAAAAAGTAAATAATTCTTTATTTTTTTGTTATTTCAGAATATAATAGTGGTTATGTAAAATTATTCAGAAAATATAGTTTAAATGTGGTATTTTTAAGTATTATAATAATTAAACTGTAATTAAACATGAGTAACAAACCAGCAAATAATATTCAAGATTTACAATACTTTGGAGAATTTGGAGGCGTAAATCCTTCAATTTCAGATTCAGCAACCTACACTTTTTTACATGCTAAAACTATGCTTGATACTTTTGAGGGTCATGCAGAAGGTTGTTATTTATATTCGCGCCACACAAGTCCAAGTAATTTATTTTTAAGTGAAGCTTTGGCTGCTATGGAATTTACCGAAACAGCAAATGTAGCTGCTTCTGGTATGGGAGCAATAACATCTGTTTTTTTACAAGTTTGTAATGCTGGAGATCATATTGTTTCTAGTAGAACTATTTATGGAGGTAGCTATGCTTTTCTAAAAAACTTTGCTCCAAAATTTAATATTTCAAGCACTTTTGTAGATATTACATCTTTAGAAGCTATTGAAAATGCAATAACTTCTAAAACAAAAATGATTTATTGTGAAGCAATAAGTAACCCGTTACTAGAGGTTGCTAATATTACCGAATTATCTAAAATTGCTAAAAAACATAATATTTTATTGGTGGTAGATAATACATTTTCTCCATTGGTAATTTCACCTCAAAAACTAGGTGCAGATATTACAATTCATAGTTTAACAAAATTTATAAATGGTACAAATGATACTGTTGGTGGCGTAGTGTGTGGAAGTCAGAAATTTATAGATAGTTTACGTTGTGTACATGATGGAGCTGCAATGTTGTTAGGTCCAGTAATGGATAGTTTACGAGCTGCTAGTATTTTAAAAAATTTAAGAACACTTCATATTAGAATGAAAAAACACAGCGAAAATGCGTTGTATTTGGCAGAACATTTTGAAGAAGATGGTTTAAAAGTAGTATATCCAGGTCTTAAATCTCATCCAGACCATCAATTGTTTAAAACAATACATAATAAGGAATACGGTTTTGGAGGAATTTTAACAATTGATGTAGGTAGTTTAGTTAAAGCCAATGAATTAATGGAGTTGATGCAACATGAAAATTTAGGGTATTTAGCAGTTAGTCTTGGTTTTTACAAAACATTGTTTAGTGCTTCAGGAACAAGTACTTCTTCTGAAATACCAGAAGAGGAACAAGAAAAAATGGGACTTTCTGATGGAATTGTTCGTTTTTCTATTGGATTAGATAATGATATTGAACGTACTTACAGAGCCATGCGCATGTGTATGAAAAAGGTAGGTGTTTTATAAAGTTTTATTCTTTTTATTTTTATAAAGCCTCATTTGTTAAATCGAATGGGGCTTTAAACTTGTGTAAAATTTCAATTATGCGTATTATTACAATTCCAAAAATAGTACATGCAAGAAAATAACAATACACCTACCTCTGAAGATAAAGACATTATAAATAATTTAGAACTTAATTTTTTTGAAGCACTTATACCAGTAGTTGCTTTAATGGCAATGTTAGCGTATAATATTTTTTACGCAGATGGAGTTTTACTGGGAGATTATTCCAATCAGTTTATATTATTATTAGGAGGTTTGGTTGCAGCTGTTGTTGGCTTTTTAAATAAAGTGAATTTTAAAGCAATGCTTGTTGAAATTATAGATAATATAAAAAGTGTTTTTATACCTATAATGATATTATTTTTAGTTGGTGCTTTGGCAGGAACTTGGCTTGTAAGTGGTATTATACCTGCAATGGTTTATTATGGACTTCAGGTTTTAAGTCCGTCGATATTTTTACCAGCTTCAGTTGTTATTGCAGCTTTAATTTCTATAGCTACAGGAAGTTCATGGACAACCTCTGCAACTGTAGGTATTGCCTTGGTAGGTATTGGAAGTGCTTTGGGTATTCCAACGGGTATGATAGCGGGTGCAGTAATTTCAGGAGCCTATTTTGGAGATAAAATGTCACCTTTAAGCGATACAACAAATTTAGCTCCTGCTATGGCTGGAACAGATTTGTTTACGCATATACGGTATATGACAATTACTACAGTACCAACAATTATAATTACGCTAATTGTGTTTAGTATTTTAAGTTTTAATATTGATACTTCTGGAAATGCTGATGTAAGTGGTTTGTTAAACACTATTAAAAATACATTTAATATTTCACCTTATTTGTTTATTGTTCCTGCTGTTGTAATTATTTTAATTGTTACCAAAACAAAACCATTAATAGCACTTGGAATAGGGGTGTTGTTAGCAGCTGTTTTTGCATTTATTTTTCAATCTGAAGTATTGAGTAATTTGTCCGACTCTAATTTTAATTCAATTATTAATGCAATATTTATTGATACTGAAATAGTAACAGCTAACGAAAAATTAAACGAACTTTTTAGCGCAGGAGGTATGCAAGGAATGCTTTGGACTATATACCTTATTATTTGCGCTATGGTTTTTGGAGGAATTATGGATGCAATTGGTGCTTTAACAAGAATTACCGATGCTTTATTAAAAGTGGCTTCTTCTGTATTTGGCTTGTTTGCAAGTACGGTTTTAAGTTGTTTAGGCTTAAATGCAATTGCTTCAGATCAATACTTGGCAATTGTAATTCCTGGTAAAATGTTTAAACAAGCTTATGAAGATAAGGGGTTAGCTCCAGAAAATTTAAGTAGAAGTTTAGAAGATTCTGGTACTGTTACTTCTGTTTTAATTCCTTGGAATACTTGTGGAGCTTATCAATCTACCGTTTTAGGTGTTGGTGTAGCAGATTATTTTGTGTATGCAATATTTAATTGGTTAAGCCCATTTATTACATTGCTTTTTGCAGCTTTAAATATTAAAATAAAGCAATTAGGTGAAAAATAATTAAATTTATTTTATGCTCTAAACTATCTAAAACTAGAATTGATTTTTAGATAAAGAAATTCCAAACCAAACCAAAGCGTATTGTTAAATCTCTATAAGGATAATTTGGTGCGCTATAGTAATTTCTACCAGTAAAACTAGCTCCAAAATTTTCAACTTTGAAAAATATACGAGTTCTACGTACTTGCATATTTAAAAAGAAATCGAAGATTGGATAATTACCAATTTCTATGTCGTCTTGTAAAACAAATTCATTTAAAAGCGGGTCGAAAGCATTTAAATTGAAAGCTGTAAAATATTTAAAAGTAACTCCAGTTTGTAAATAAAGAGGTTTTCCTTTAAAAACATAATTGGAATAATATAAAGTGTTTCTAGTTACAATTTGAGGTACACGAAAGAAAGATTCACCTTCTAATACATTCTGATACATAACTGTATTGTCTATTGTAAAATTTCTATATGTAAAATATTGATTTGCTTTTACTTTAACGTAATTTAAAGTTTCTTTAGCTTGAGTAGGACTAGAAATTGTATCAAAATAGGTGAAGTTATCTACTAAGTTATATGATGCATTTACGCTTCCCCATTTATTTAATTTAAATTCAAAACCAACATTTTTTATTTCTTCATTTTTAAAATCATTACTCCAGTTGTAATCTTTATAAGCACTTTGAAATAATATTTTATTAAAGCTAGGTGATTTTGAAGCTACTTCGGCATATCCTTTTATGCTAAAAGTACTGTCTTTTTTATAATTTACAGAGGCTTTTAAAGAGTTTCCTGTTAAGTCTCCAGAAATAATTGAAGTAGCGTCTGCATTTATGTTTAAATTACCAATAGTAGCATTCCAATCAGCTCCAGCTGAAAAAACATTTCCTTTTAATTTATCTGAAATAGTAAGTGTGTCTAGGTATAAGATACTATTGTAGTGGTAATTGTATTTATAATGATTCGCTTTTGCTCTTAAAGTTCCTGTATATGGTGTGTATAACTCGAAATAGAGTTGGTTTTCCATATTTTGATAAGAGGTGTGATCGCTAATAGAAGACTCAAAAGAATCTCCAAAATAACTACCAGAACTTGTTTTGCTAAATCTGTAATGTTTAGTTTCATACATAAAAGTATGTCCTAATTTTATCACTAAATTATCTTTAATATTTTTTATAGAATCTAATTTACTAATCTTAACTTCCGTTGAATCTTTAACAGAATCGGGTTTTGTTTTGTTAAGTGCAAGTGCCTTTTTTTGCTCTAATTCAAAAATTTTATCTTTTTTATTAATAGAGTCTATAGGCTTTAAATTAGTTGCTGTAAGCTCTTTTTTAGAAGTGGGTTTTAAAGTATCTTGTAGAGCTATAATTGTTTCAGGAGTTTTAACTAGTATAGAATCTTTAGGTTTAATAATTGAATCTAAAGCAACGTTATTACTGTTTAATTCTGTAAGAGTATCTTTAGAAATAATAGGAAGTGAATCTTTAGCGCTAAAATCAATAGCTGTAAGTTCTTTTGTAGCTAA
This window encodes:
- a CDS encoding DUF3857 domain-containing protein; the encoded protein is MKKLVLIIIVGIVFFQISYSQNYKFGKVSKEELQEQAYPLDSTANAAYLYKKRLTYTTLNAAGIVLVTEVQVRMKIYNKEGFDWSTVSINLYGDTKSNSEKASNIKAVTYNLVDGKVQEMKLDKKAIFYEKQNESLKVQKFTMPNVKEGSVLEWSYRIFSPYISIIDDIVLQEEIPIKKFEAKINLLEWFYFNKRQKGYYPFKVNQYSDYNSELKTNDKVVEVLEENIPALKAEPYVNNMSNYASALQLEVASLSAPEYGMFENYATSWDEIAKTILKSSSFGGELKKSKHLKEDIDKLKAILKTDQAKILGALEFVKSKIKWNGNYSQYAEKGLKKAYSEGSGNIGDINLTLVVVLRELGVNANPVLVSTRKHGVPISPTNRGFNYVIALAETENGKFLADASEKYSLVNVLPLRVLNWQGTIIRDDKTVDFINLATSIPSIKEFNLNYKITDEAVIEGITMVRYENLSAINYRNENVGLEKEALISDIEQYNDDIEILNYRVSNLTEISKPINEIYQFEKEDGVEVIGNNMYLTPMLFLSEKENPFKLEKREYPIDFGTPWEKRITTGIEIPEGYSVESLPEDIAIVLNDEIVKFIYTTKQVGNKIVVKSLIDVKEGIVPVHNYQEIRELYKIIVAKNLEKIVLNKL
- a CDS encoding YceI family protein, translating into MKKHIVSILVLSILFISCKEKAKEEKTETATKTATEQVADANYTVNSETSLLNWKGFKPTGMHNGTVAIKSGSLEVKEGALFGGDFVFDMTAITVLDIPAEDDGNGKLKSHLESKDFFDVANNPTATFKITGVDGNLITGDLTVKGVTKSIQFPVVLTTSSTGIKLSGETFKIDRTDYGIEYKSQKFFDNLKDKFINDEFEISFEVNASK
- a CDS encoding YceI family protein, with protein sequence MKKIRILVSIAFIVMSFTAVSAQEKYEVAAESSTITWKGYKPTGSHNGTIALESGFLSMQGKYIAGGTLTANMTSIKDADGSAKLEGHLKSKDFFEVETFPTAKFAISEVEMDENGAAIIKGNITIKGITKEISFSGEVSKTANSVTLKSAVFSINRADFNVKFKSKSFFNDLKDKFINDEFDLQVTIVANK
- a CDS encoding Lrp/AsnC family transcriptional regulator codes for the protein MNKIDKIDRQILKLLQQNSKINIKEIALKIGLTSTPTYDRIKRLEKSGIITHYKAEINREKVGLDLVVFCQVTLQVHSKKLITQFENAIEKMPEVIGCFHIAGNFDYLLKITVSDIKSYQFFLKNKLSVLESVSNVQSNFVMSMVKENTIYELT
- a CDS encoding aminotransferase class I/II-fold pyridoxal phosphate-dependent enzyme; protein product: MSNKPANNIQDLQYFGEFGGVNPSISDSATYTFLHAKTMLDTFEGHAEGCYLYSRHTSPSNLFLSEALAAMEFTETANVAASGMGAITSVFLQVCNAGDHIVSSRTIYGGSYAFLKNFAPKFNISSTFVDITSLEAIENAITSKTKMIYCEAISNPLLEVANITELSKIAKKHNILLVVDNTFSPLVISPQKLGADITIHSLTKFINGTNDTVGGVVCGSQKFIDSLRCVHDGAAMLLGPVMDSLRAASILKNLRTLHIRMKKHSENALYLAEHFEEDGLKVVYPGLKSHPDHQLFKTIHNKEYGFGGILTIDVGSLVKANELMELMQHENLGYLAVSLGFYKTLFSASGTSTSSEIPEEEQEKMGLSDGIVRFSIGLDNDIERTYRAMRMCMKKVGVL
- the nhaC gene encoding Na+/H+ antiporter NhaC, producing MQENNNTPTSEDKDIINNLELNFFEALIPVVALMAMLAYNIFYADGVLLGDYSNQFILLLGGLVAAVVGFLNKVNFKAMLVEIIDNIKSVFIPIMILFLVGALAGTWLVSGIIPAMVYYGLQVLSPSIFLPASVVIAALISIATGSSWTTSATVGIALVGIGSALGIPTGMIAGAVISGAYFGDKMSPLSDTTNLAPAMAGTDLFTHIRYMTITTVPTIIITLIVFSILSFNIDTSGNADVSGLLNTIKNTFNISPYLFIVPAVVIILIVTKTKPLIALGIGVLLAAVFAFIFQSEVLSNLSDSNFNSIINAIFIDTEIVTANEKLNELFSAGGMQGMLWTIYLIICAMVFGGIMDAIGALTRITDALLKVASSVFGLFASTVLSCLGLNAIASDQYLAIVIPGKMFKQAYEDKGLAPENLSRSLEDSGTVTSVLIPWNTCGAYQSTVLGVGVADYFVYAIFNWLSPFITLLFAALNIKIKQLGEK
- a CDS encoding putative porin — its product is MKKVLVVLFLGFYFLNVSAQVILPDNNNGLYQTDSTSFNGQTDIKLSGKTKYTDFRLFSIANDTAIIDTTLTLQKDFKFNYLRKDNFELLPFHNQGQTFNKLGYNFEQNSLFPAMGMEAKQYHYYSIEDIKYYKVPTPTSEFMYRTGLEQGQVLDALLTMNTSPRFNFSLAYKGLRSLGNYRQSLSSHGNFRGTFNYHSEDKTYYLKGHFYSFDFLNEENGGLIQESIDYFEANDPNYTDRGRLEVNFTDGESMYEGKRYYINQSLTLFSKKNQLTKKHLKSELLIAQKKADSIKKIQAIKIADSLHRDSLNLLLATKELTAIDFSAKDSLPIISKDTLTELNSNNVALDSIIKPKDSILVKTPETIIALQDTLKPTSKKELTATNLKPIDSINKKDKIFELEQKKALALNKTKPDSVKDSTEVKISKLDSIKNIKDNLVIKLGHTFMYETKHYRFSKTSSGSYFGDSFESSISDHTSYQNMENQLYFELYTPYTGTLRAKANHYKYNYHYNSILYLDTLTISDKLKGNVFSAGADWNATIGNLNINADATSIISGDLTGNSLKASVNYKKDSTFSIKGYAEVASKSPSFNKILFQSAYKDYNWSNDFKNEEIKNVGFEFKLNKWGSVNASYNLVDNFTYFDTISSPTQAKETLNYVKVKANQYFTYRNFTIDNTVMYQNVLEGESFFRVPQIVTRNTLYYSNYVFKGKPLYLQTGVTFKYFTAFNLNAFDPLLNEFVLQDDIEIGNYPIFDFFLNMQVRRTRIFFKVENFGASFTGRNYYSAPNYPYRDLTIRFGLVWNFFI